The following are from one region of the Chloracidobacterium sp. genome:
- a CDS encoding YncE family protein, producing MSKKQKLVAIVFLGFLIVFKNYTVVIGQTKPVLVVLNKSDATMAILDPMTLAVRAKVATGEGPHEVVLSEDGKTAYVANYGAQTPGSSLSVIDIATAKETRRVDLLPLMRPHGIQLIGGKLYFTAEVNRAIARYDPAVNKVDWMMGTGQNASHMIAGSHDQRRFYTANIGSNSVTAFTLQNVPPAASTIAQIPVGRQPEAIDISPDAKEVWVGLNQDAGIDVIDTATNNVVRRVDLGGRPYRVRFTPDGKHVICSMIAAKELLVIDAATRKELRRMKLDGVPLGIVFSADGKTAFVTMVEPDAVLKIDLEKMEITGRVDPGKGPDGIAVFGI from the coding sequence ATGTCGAAAAAACAGAAGCTCGTCGCCATCGTATTCCTCGGTTTCTTGATCGTGTTCAAGAACTACACCGTGGTTATCGGTCAAACAAAGCCGGTCCTTGTGGTACTCAACAAATCGGACGCAACAATGGCGATACTCGACCCGATGACGCTTGCGGTCCGGGCAAAGGTCGCGACAGGAGAAGGACCGCACGAAGTGGTTCTTTCGGAAGACGGCAAGACCGCGTACGTGGCAAATTACGGCGCGCAGACGCCGGGAAGTTCGCTTTCGGTGATAGATATTGCGACCGCAAAAGAAACGCGGAGAGTAGATCTATTACCACTAATGAGGCCGCATGGCATTCAACTGATCGGTGGAAAGCTCTATTTTACGGCCGAGGTCAACCGCGCGATCGCACGATACGATCCGGCCGTGAACAAGGTCGATTGGATGATGGGCACTGGTCAAAATGCCTCGCATATGATCGCCGGGAGTCATGATCAACGACGGTTCTATACCGCGAACATCGGTTCGAATTCGGTCACTGCTTTTACACTGCAGAATGTCCCGCCGGCCGCATCGACTATCGCGCAGATACCCGTTGGACGGCAGCCTGAGGCGATCGACATATCACCGGATGCGAAAGAAGTCTGGGTCGGTCTCAATCAGGACGCCGGGATCGATGTGATCGATACGGCCACGAACAATGTCGTTAGACGCGTTGACCTGGGCGGCAGGCCGTATCGCGTACGTTTCACGCCTGACGGTAAACACGTTATCTGTTCAATGATCGCAGCGAAAGAGCTGCTCGTGATCGACGCGGCGACCCGCAAAGAACTCCGCCGAATGAAACTCGACGGCGTGCCGCTCGGCATCGTGTTTTCCGCAGACGGCAAGACGGCGTTCGTCACGATGGTCGAGCCCGACGCCGTGCTCAAGATCGATCTTGAAAAAATGGAGATAACCGGCCGCGTCGATCCAGGCAAGGGCCCCGATGGGATAGCCGTCTTTGGAATTTAA